AATAAATTTGAAATCTGCTTAACAGGATTAGCTGGATTTCTAGCTACATTATCCTGGTTTTTTGCTTTCACTTTAATTCAAGCATCTTTTGTCAGAGCTGTCGGTCAAATCGAAATATTCTTTAGTTACATATCCTCAAAATATTTTTTTAAAGAGAAGATAACTTTTGTAGAGATTCTAGGAATTCTAATATTTATAATTGGGGCAACTTTATTACTTTTAACAAGATCAACTTAATTTAATTGTTTAATAATTTATTTTTTGCTTTTTCAAATTCCTCTTGAGTTAATACACCACTTTCTCTTAACGCATTAAGTTTTTCTAACTCCTCACTTAAAGATTTATCAGTGTTTGACTCTTCAACATTTTCGTCTATTTCTTTCCCATCTTTGTTGTCTCGATTGGCTTGTTTTGCACTAACGCCACTCATGACAGCTCTTGTGCCTAAGTACAAAACAAAAAATAAAATAGGGATTACTAGTCCAAAGAAAATTAATTTTTCCATTACTTAATCATCATCCTCTTCTCTCCAATTTTTTTCATACATAAGCCACGCTGCATATATTACTGAAAATGTACCTACTATCATACCATAATCAAACCCTGTTTGTTGATCATGTAAATACCAGCCTAATTGAGTGGCTCCTATTGGAGGAACTGTTAAGATTAATAATAGAATGGCAATTCTATATGGATACTTTGGTTTTTTCACAACCTAAACTAACAAAAAAATTATGTGGATTATAATGTTAAAGTTGCGATCTTTTGAAACACTCTACAGTATTTTTTAATAAACAAGCGATTGTCATTGGACCTACTCCACCTGGAACAGGTGTTAAAGCTTTGGCATTTTTTGAAACTTCATCAAAAGCAACATCACCAACAATACCTTTATCGGTTTTATTAATTCCAACATCAATTACAATTGTATCTTTTTTAACCCAATCTCCTTTTACAAGCTCAGGAATACCGACTGCTGCAATAATAATATCTGCTTCTAAACATTCGGCCTTGAGATCTTTTGTTTTTGAATGGGTAATTGTTACCGTGCAATTTTCTTTCAAAAGAAGTTGTGTCATTGGTTTTCCATTTAGATTAGATCTTCCAACTACAACAGCTTTTTTTCCACTTAGGTTTGGCTCAATTTTTTTAATTAAAAGATAACATCCTAAAGGAGTGCACGGCACAGAACTTTCATAACCTGAAGAAAGGTTTCCAACATTCATAGGATGAAATCCATCAACGTCTTTGGATGGATGGATTGCCTCAATAATTTTTTGTTTATCTATATGTTTTGGCAGAGGTAGCTGAACTAAAATTCCTGAAACGCTCTTATCTTTATTTAGATCATTAATCTTGTCCAAAATAACTTTTTCTTCCACAGAGTCTGGATATTTAATAACCTCTGACTTTAGACCAACCTCTTTTGCTGATTTTTCTTTATTTCTTACATATATTTGACTAGGTGTAAGATCTCCTATCAAAATAACTGTTAAACCTGGCA
The DNA window shown above is from Candidatus Pelagibacter sp. RS39 and carries:
- a CDS encoding SHOCT domain-containing protein, with the translated sequence MEKLIFFGLVIPILFFVLYLGTRAVMSGVSAKQANRDNKDGKEIDENVEESNTDKSLSEELEKLNALRESGVLTQEEFEKAKNKLLNN
- a CDS encoding bifunctional 5,10-methylenetetrahydrofolate dehydrogenase/5,10-methenyltetrahydrofolate cyclohydrolase, with protein sequence MILIDGKKAAAELREELKQEVTELKNKFNKVPGLTVILIGDLTPSQIYVRNKEKSAKEVGLKSEVIKYPDSVEEKVILDKINDLNKDKSVSGILVQLPLPKHIDKQKIIEAIHPSKDVDGFHPMNVGNLSSGYESSVPCTPLGCYLLIKKIEPNLSGKKAVVVGRSNLNGKPMTQLLLKENCTVTITHSKTKDLKAECLEADIIIAAVGIPELVKGDWVKKDTIVIDVGINKTDKGIVGDVAFDEVSKNAKALTPVPGGVGPMTIACLLKNTVECFKRSQL